One region of Drosophila kikkawai strain 14028-0561.14 chromosome 2R, DkikHiC1v2, whole genome shotgun sequence genomic DNA includes:
- the NimA gene encoding uncharacterized protein NimA: MEKLLLLFVAVLPLGSSQNSSLKINTHLKDIADGPVALASIQGPGNICIREEPYVELIQVPEMQPVRVRTSSWCMEIPPRCATYKTELREVMRVQKLNKTRTVRFCCQGYEGNLSDSQATCKPICRGGCGRGSCVMPDICSCEEGYIGKHCTQRCDHDRWGLDCKNFCECRNGAACDNKSGICHCLAGWTGQFCEKPCPQGTHGIMCRKACDCDEKPCHPQTGACTLQDHPLEVNVSHVIVETVNSTLEKMGIIPRPVPSSPLPEVIVIKQPAGQESGQHTPKIIVHQSGSELLENLHSAAAAGVPAPEVIHVITNGITSPQEHLAGFVGGDTKTSQAPADHQSGLVTMLVIIMLLLLVSIAGSLYVYRRHHLKEASVYNANGSVSNLPASNPEVVLTGAAALGKNFHEPLPEPPVVFTVTPHSNEALTELYDTPSNNSSVKTPPYAYARKESLYSVVSPKSRKGSLDSHLYDEIRYHQQHHNTHVHIQNHHHQPRSHQNIQHSTSVSAFLPARPPSMPRSDQFISGGHQPHQRPHHVTHLIIPPQNSNFLQVPAQITAKRIAHLCGMLSRGPSALLAVLLTLATAPALIEADSGELELYGDIVTPGEFESLSLTRERQQHLCQREVPAVFFQTEKDTVPRGNGSTIFYHRVEVCCLGYRRDRYSSECVPDCSESSPDNCRNGFCQAPGRCECFGEFVRNEHGACIHTCPIACQHGRCYLNGTCACFPGYALDQETRQFCRPQCSQACGTHEECSAPGQCDCSPGYRRTPDLGCQPVCAPDCGYGKCSAPNQCECFAGFIKRPQRNVCEAECYINCENGFCESRYRCQCREGYRYDQNTTSCLPECTDNCGQGNGVCIAPGVCRCFEGYEAHLTGCQPKCEKSCGKYGRCLAPNICGCGQSQQHCLNGICDEMGHCACPPGESHFVDRCLKPQELTHQVSTREQRRHLNHQLGYEFNALIGRLFNFT; the protein is encoded by the exons ATGGAGAAACTGCTCCTGCTATTCGTAGCTGTGCTCCCTCTGGGATCCAGCCAAAACAGCAGCCTAAAGATCAACACGCATCTGAAGGACATCGCGGACGGACCCGTGGCCCTGGCCTCGATCCAGGGCCCCGGCAACATCTGCATCCGCGAGGAGCCGTACGTGGAGCTCATCCAGGTGCCGGAGATGCAACCCGTGCGCGTGCGCACCTCCAGCTGGTGCATGGAAATCCCGCCGCGGTGCGCCACCTACAAGACGGAATTGCGCGAGGTGATGAGGGTCCAG AAATTAAACAAGACGCGAACAGTTCGCTTCTGCTGCCAAGGATACGAGGGAAATCTCTCCGACAGCCAGGCCACTTGCAAGCCCATTTGCCGTGGCggctgtgggcgtggcagttGCGTAATGCCGGACATTTGCAGCTGCGAGGAGGGCTACATTGGGAAGCACTGTACCCAAC GCTGCGATCACGACCGCTGGGGCCTGGACTGCAAAAATTTCTGCGAGTGCAGAAATGGGGCTGCCTGCGACAACAAATCCGGCATCTGCCATTGCTTGGCCGGCTGGACAGGACAATT CTGTGAAAAGCCCTGCCCTCAAGGAACCCACGGCATCATGTGCCGCAAGGCCTGCGATTGCGACGAAAAGCCTTGCCACCCCCAGACCGGTGCTTGCACTCTGCAGGACCATCCGCTGGAGGTAAATGTAAGCCATGTCATCGTGGAGACAGTCAACTCAACGCTGGAGAAAATGGGCATTATACCACGCCCAGTCCCATCCAGTCCCCTGCCGGAGGTAATAGTGATCAAACAGCCTGCAGGACAGGAAAGCGGCCAGCACACTCCCAAGATCATTGTGCACCAGTCGGGCAGCGAACTGCTCGAGAATCTACACTCCGCTGCGGCCGCCGGTGTTCCAGCTCCTGAGGTTATCCATGTCATCACCAATGGCATCACCTCGCCGCAGGAGCACCTGGCCGGGTTCGTTGGCGGAGACACCAAGACTAGTCAGGCGCCTGCCGATCATCAGTCGGGCCTGGTGACCATGCTGGTCATCATcatgctgctcctgctggtaTCGATAGCTGGATCCCTTTACGTGTATCGCCGACATCACCTGAAGGAGGCGAGCGTCTATAATGCCAACGGCTCGGTGTCCAATCTGCCCGCCAGTAACCCCGAGGTAGTACTCACTGGGGCCGCGGCCCTGGGCAAGAACTTTCACGAGCCGCTGCCAGAGCCGCCGGTCGTCTTCACGGTGACGCCCCACTCGAACGAGG CGCTCACAGAATTGTATGACACGCCCAGCAACAACTCGTCGGTCAAAACACCGCCCTACGCCTACGCTAGGAAGGAGTCCCTCTACTCAGTGGTCTCGCCCAAGTCGCGCAAGGGCAGCCTGGACTCGCATCTCTACGACGAGATCCGCtaccaccagcagcaccacaaCACCCACGTCCACATTCAGAATCACCATCACCAGCCGCGAAGCCACCAAAACATTCAACACTCCACATCGGTCTCCGCATTCCTGCCGGCCAGGCCGCCTTCAATGCCAAGGAGTGACCAATTCATCAGCGGTGGCCACCAGCCCCATCAGCGACCCCACCATGTAACCCACTTGATAATTCCGCCGCAGAACTCCAACTTTCTACAGGTGCCCGCCCAAATAACAGCCAAGAGAATAGCTCATCTCT GCGGCATGCTGTCGAGGGGACCGTCGGCTCTGCTAGCTGTTCTGCTGACGTTGGCGACGGCGCCGGCTCTGATCGAGGCCGATTCTGGAGAGCTCGAGCTCTACGGGGACATAGTGACTCCGGGGGAGTTCGAGTCGCTGAGCCTGACCCGCGAGCGCCAGCAACATCTCTGTCAGCGCGAGGTGCC GGCCGTGTTTTTCCAAACCGAGAAGGATACCGTGCCACGCGGCAATGGCTCCACCATCTTCTATCATCGCGTCGAGGTCTGCTGCCTGGGCTACCGACGTGACCGCTACTCCAGCGAATGTGTGCCCGACTGCTCGGAGTCCTCGCCGGACAACTGCCGCAACGGCTTCTGCCAAGCCCCTGGCCGCTGCGAGTGCTTCGGGGAGTTTGTCCGCAACGAGCACGGTGCCTGCATCCACACCTGCCCGATCGCTTGCCAGCATGGCAGGTGCTACCTGAACGGGACCTGTGCGTGCTTCCCAGGCTACGCCCTCGACCAGGAGACGCGCCAGTTCTGCCGTCCGCAGTGCTCCCAGGCCTGTGGCACCCACGAGGAGTGCTCTGCGCCAGGCCAGTGCGACTGCTCACCGGGCTACCGCCGCACTCCTGACCTCGGATGCCAGCCCGTCTGCGCTCCTGACTGCGGATATGGAAAGTGCTCGGCCCCCAATCAGTGCGAGTGCTTTGCCGGATTCATAAAGCGACCGCAGCGGAATGTCTGCGAGGCGGAGTGCTACAT CAACTGCGAGAATGGCTTCTGTGAGTCGAGGTACAGGTGCCAGTGCCGGGAGGGCTATCGTTACGACCAGAACACCACCAGCTGTCTGCCGGAGTGCACCGATAACTGCGGACAGGGGAATGGAGTGTGCATCGCCCCCGGAGTCTGCCGCTGCTTTGAAGGATACGAAGCTCACCTCACGGGCTGCCAGCCCAAGTGCGAGAA ATCCTGTGGCAAGTATGGTCGTTGCCTGGCCCCGAATATCTGCGGCTGCGGGCAGTCCCAGCAGCACTGCCTGAATGGAATCTGCGACGAGATGGGGCACTGCGCATGCCCTCCGGGGGAATCCCACTTCGTCGACCGCTGCCTAAAGCCTCAGGAACTTACCCATCAAGTCTCCACCAGGGAGCAGAGGAGGCACTTGAATCACCAGCTAGGTTACGAGTTCAATGCCCTCATTGGGCGTCTCTTTAATTTCACCTGa
- the NimB2 gene encoding epidermal growth factor-like protein, translated as MSSPPQLLALSVLLAICSLGQGQFKTAGIKTRQPPSGNLQLSGNATDFNQSGFNWGSYNQSTYGWNSQNQSNYVWSNHNQAGSSNFVPAETYQPSTLPPLYGHYVQPVTVPANRRPQVLDETALFINRTRSGMASGICFKEVPTASLLRNSRDKFVGNGTTPDMSRIEVCCEGYERNPHIYRRCEPICADDCPNGICTAPNTCVCIPGHVRTAEGKCISTCPLGCGNGVCDEANECRCREGYSLDPETRKYCQPECRPGCAFGRCVAPNKCACLEGYRLAADGSCEPVCDSCENGRCTAPGHCTCNGGYLKLQGRCEAICTIPCKNGRCIAPDVCECASGFEWDRKLAECQPKCDIPCLNGVCVGNNQCECKPGYVRDEHQRNICQPHCPQGCQNGFCSAPNFCICRPGFTKSGIKGRQTCQAT; from the exons ATGAGCTCACCGCCCCAGCTGCTGGCCCTGAGTGTTCTGCTGGCCATCTGCTCCCTGGGCCAGGGCCAGTTCAAGACGGCAGGCATCAAGACACGCCAACCCCCGTCGGGCAACCTCCAGCTGTCCGGAAACGCCACCGATTTCAACCAAAGCGGCTTCAACTGGGGCAGCTACAACCAGAGCACTTATGGCTGGAACAGCCAAAACCAGAGCAATTACGTCTGGAGCAACCACAACCAGGCTGGATCCAGTAACTTTGTTCCGGCGGAAACATACCAACCATCCACCCTACCGCCTCTTTATGGGCACTATGTCCAGCCTGTGACTGTTCCGGCTAATCGCCGACCCCAAGTCCTCGACGAAACAGCGCTGTTCATCAATAGGACCAGATCTGGGATGGCCAGCGGCATCTGCTTCAAGGAAGTTCC CACCGCTTCGCTCCTGCGCAACTCCCGCGACAAGTTCGTGGGTAACGGCACCACTCCGGACATGAGTCGCATCGAGGTCTGCTGCGAGGGCTACGAGCGTAATCCGCACATCTACCGCCGCTGCGAACCCATCTGCGCTGACGACTGTCCCAACGGCATCTGCACGGCGCCCAACACCTGCGTCTGCATTCCCGGCCATGTGCGTACCGCCGAGGGCAAATGCATCTCCACCTGCCCGCTGGGATGCGGCAACGGGGTGTGTGACGAGGCCAACGAGTGCCGCTGCCGCGAGGGCTACTCGCTGGATCCGGAGACCCGCAAGTACTGCCAGCCGGAGTGCCGCCCAGGATGCGCCTTCGGTCGCTGCGTCGCCCCCAATAAGTGCGCATGCCTGGAGGGCTATCGCCTAGCCGCTGACGGCAGCTGCGAGCCGGTCTGCGACAGCTGCGAGAACGGCAGGTGCACTGCTCCCGGCCACTGCACCTGTAATGGGGGCTACCTCAAGCTGCAGGGCCGCTGTGAGGCCATCTGTACGAT ACCCTGCAAAAACGGACGTTGCATTGCGCCGGACGTCTGTGAGTGCGCCTCCGGGTTCGAGTGGGACCGCAAGTTGGCCGAGTGCCAGCCCAAGTGCGACATTCCCTGCCTCAACGGCGTCTGCGTGGGCAACAACCAGTGTGAATGCAAGCCGGGCTACGTGAGGGACGAGCATCAGAGGAACATCTGCCAACCCCACTGCCCCCAGGGATGCCAGAACGGCTTCTGCAGCGCTCCCAACTTCTGCATTTGCAGGCCGGGATTCACCAAGAGCGGCATCAAGGGACGCCAAACCTGCCAGGCCACCTAA
- the NimB3 gene encoding platelet endothelial aggregation receptor 1 has translation MHLTSVLAGLLIVCLAYDLPSPAAAQFWKAAIPTPSWRTDALADRPSGICYRDLNVDTINPNSRRRQISYCCDGYLRIGSSEKLTCLPICREDCSNGLCVLPDTCECAPGYYRRDGKCHKE, from the exons ATGCACTTGACATCAGTGCTGGCTGGCCTACTTATCGTTTGCCTGGCCTACGATCTGCCCTCTCCCGCCGCCGCCCAGTTTTGGAAAGCGGCGATCCCCACTCCCAGCTGGCGCACTGATGCGCTGGCCGATCGCCCCTCCGGAATCTGCTACAGGGACCTCAA CGTGGACACCATCAATCCGAATTCCAGGCGACGGCAGATCTCCTACTGCTGCGATGGCTACCTCCGCATTGGCAGCTCCGAGAAGCTAACGTGCCTGCCCATCTGCCGGGAGGACTGCTCCAATGGTCTGTGCGTCTTGCCAGACACCTGCGAATGTGCGCCTGGCTACTATCGACGAGATGGGAAATGTCAtaaggaataa
- the NimB4 gene encoding epidermal growth factor-like protein: MSPLLRSLCINSLLLLLSVCLLQALELQLHERQLQQQKDEQLRMQAAQRQRDQQRELEAQQRRLSSTTTSRKPYIIPNGLSLPRRGEHPDKCYREVPAVFFQYDKEVKIVGNSTTNPYFNVIEVCCKGWRRYEYDWSRCVPDCGERCQENGFCVAGGLCQCFDDFVLNYRNNCVPTCPLGCPHGRCFLNGTCLCDKGYELDGSRRFCQPQCNATCGHNEVCLEPGKCSCAEGFARGLRESSALGCQPVCIPDCGYGHCVGPNECECFPGYQKRLNRSSCEAHCYKRCENGFCANFTACVCQNGYRYDENTTSCLPDCGDTCDNGVCISPGNCRCFNGYVRNRERCDAVCERGCGFYGKCIAPDVCGCAVVPGPDRTYQKCEFGLCNAEGRCRCQVGKTRFIDKCMSPDTVTTYASMNPVRVNASLIQEFNLLIGRHFVLGGSNLVYNSMWWL; encoded by the exons ATGTCGCCCCTACTGCGCAGTCTGTGCATCAACTCGCTCCTGCTTCTCCTCTCGGTCTGCCTTCTCCAGGCCCTGGAGCTCCAGCTGCACGagcggcagctgcagcagcaaaaagACGAGCAGCTCCGGATGCAGGCGGCGCAGCGTCAGCGTGACCAGCAACGGGAGCTGGAGGCACAGCAAAGGCGCCTGTCCTCCACGACCACCAGTCGAAAGCCATACATAATTCCCAACGGGCTGTCCCTGCCCCGCCGAGGAGAGCATCCGGACAAATGCTACCGGGAAGTGCC TGCTGTCTTCTTTCAGTACGACAAGGAGGTAAAGATTGTGGGCAACAGCACCACTAATCCCTATTTCAACGTGATCGAGGTGTGCTGCAAGGGCTGGCGGCGCTACGAGTACGACTGGAGCCGATGCGTTCCCGACTGCGGCGAGCGCTGCCAGGAGAACGGCTTCTGTGTAGCGGGAGGCCTGTGCCAGTGCTTCGACGACTTTGTGCTGAACTACCGCAACAACTGCGTACCCACCTGCCCACTTGGCTGTCCCCACGGGCGCTGCTTCCTGAACGGCACCTGCCTGTGTGACAAGGGCTACGAGCTGGACGGTTCGCGCCGCTTCTGCCAGCCACAATGCAACGCCACCTGTGGCCACAACGAGGTCTGCCTGGAGCCGGGCAAGTGCTCCTGCGCCGAGGGTTTTGCACGTGGCCTGCGCGAATCCTCAGCACTCGGATGCCAGCCTGTGTGCATTCCCGACTGCGGCTACGGTCACTGTGTGGGTCCGAACGAGTGCGAGTGCTTTCCGGGATATCAGAAGCGGCTCAATAGGAGCTCTTGCGAGGCTCATTGCTACAA ACGCTGCGAGAACGGCTTTTGCGCTAACTTTACGGCCTGCGTGTGCCAGAACGGATATCGCTACGACGAGAATACGACGAGCTGCCTGCCGGACTGTGGGGACACCTGCGATAACGGGGTCTGCATCTCGCCGGGCAACTGTCGCTGCTTCAATGGCTACGTCCGGAACCGGGAGCGCTGCGACGCAGTCTGCGAGCGGGGTTGCGGCTTCTACGGCAAGTGCATAGCTCCGGACGTCTGCGGATGCGCTGTGGTGCCGGGTCCGGACCGCACGTACCAGAAGTGCGAGTTCGGACTCTGCAACGCCGAGGGACGCTGCCGCTGCCAGGTGGGCAAGACGCGCTTCATCGACAAGTGCATGTCGCCGGACACGGTCACCACCTACGCCTCGATGAACCCCGTACGGGTAAACGCCTCGCTGATCCAGGAATTCAATCTGCTCATAGGCAGGCACTTTGTGTTGGGCGGCTCCAACCTCGTCTACAACTCCATGTGGTGGCTCTGA
- the NimB5 gene encoding epidermal growth factor-like protein gives MRLPELSLGLSFLHLLLSIYCTNAHLPNFGDYESRYGPRRPNSQDPGNYGGAYLDNRQLRNNNRPGAANFEDATNVDQQRTRREYLIRSHETPSGHNKCRIWVPPETVEKYPHASVIQADQSKRLSQIEVCCTGYSASRYRGVTACRPLCGCRNGSCRAPGECDCYEGFVKNDNGDCVFACPLGCQNGVCYLDGSCQCDAGYKLDETRRFCRPICSSGCGNSPRHNCTEPEVCGCAKGYQLTDVGCQPVCEPDCGVGGLCQEDNQCDCAPGYKRKDGVCQADCYQKCNNGVCVSRNRCICDPGFSYHEESTMCVPV, from the exons ATGCGGCTGCCAGAGCTGAGCTTGGGCCTAAGTTTTCTGCACCTTTTATTAAGCATTTATTGTACTAATGCTCACTTGCCAAATTTCGGGGACTACGAGTCTCGATATGGCCCGCGAAGACCCAATTCCCAGGATCCGGGAAACTATGGTGGCGCCTATTTGGACAACAGGCAGCtgagaaataataatagaCCTGGAGCAGCCAATTTCGAAGATGCCACAAACGTAGATCAGCAGCGAACGCGTCGCGAGTATCTGATACGTTCCCATGAAACACCATCGGGGCACAACAAGTGCCGCATATGGGTGCC TCCTGAAACCGTAGAGAAGTACCCGCACGCCAGTGTCATCCAGGCAGACCAATCCAAGCGCCTGTCGCAGATCGAGGTCTGCTGCACGGGCTACTCGGCCAGTCGCTACAGGGGAGTGACTGCCTGCCGGCCCCTGTGCGGATGCCGGAACGGGAGCTGCCGGGCTCCGGGCGAGTGCGACTGTTACGAGGGCTTTGTGAAGAACGACAACGGCGACTGCGTCTTCGCCTGCCCACTGGGCTGCCAGAACGGCGTCTGCTACCTTGACGGCAGCTGCCAGTGCGATGCGGGCTACAAGCTGGACGAGACGCGACGCTTCTGCCGGCCCATCTGCAGCAGCGGCTGTGGCAACAGTCCGCGGCACAACTGCACCGAGCCGGAGGTCTGCGGCTGCGCCAAAGGCTACCAGCTAACGGACGTCGGTTGCCAGCCAGTCTGCGAGCCGGACTGCGGAGTGGGTGGCCTCTGCCAGGAGGACAACCAGTGCGACTGTGCACCGGGCTACAAGCGCAAGGATGGCGTCTGCCAGGCTGACTGCTATCA AAAATGCAACAACGGCGTGTGTGTAAGCCGTAACCGATGCATCTGCGATCCGGGATTTAGCTACCACGAGGAGTCCACCATGTGTGTTCCAGTCTAG
- the NimC1 gene encoding tenascin produces MSQFFHLVLGLTLLVVAHFEGVLTYRQNVCSRNAYVTYTHSVYKSKRVPYQHHSFWGGWQTRYRTQYGWENEVDYKWDTNYFCCQGYTGSVDNCKPVCSKDCPVNGFCAAPNQCQCNEGYAGADCHPLCPGGCGKNEVCDRPSQCICQKGYERKALGDSCLPVCAEGCGNNSFCAEPAMCECLPGYAMSKESSACLPVCEGCGKNEVCDRPNQCICQKGYERKAPGDSCLPVCAEGCGNNSFCAGPAMCECLPGYVMSKESSDCQPVCEPACGPNTRCQEPNVCACLEGYQKDGQDQCAPFCEQECGNHSRCVRPGVCECETGYSAGSSGCQPVCSSCPEHGSCFRPDVCICNPGYVMKGDRCDPHCAEECQDYARCVAPNVCECYPGYESTGDTGKCQPKCSKGCPNGFCFSPEKCVCLIGHLMGPDETCEPQCSLRCINGRCTEPETCSCDPGYRFKNGSQHECEAICEGGCINGDCVAPDVCLCHQGYQPEDNSSVPSVCHPVCQATCVNGTCSAPDECSCLAGHVKSSATTCQPHCSGDCGFGDCVAPEECRCWPGYERTAEGCQLQTTSTSETTESETVSDTTDATILADTTSSKSSADLLQLPHWNCTGGCLCWVEYDEEGTLNTAKCAKVCVDDQNKPCLNMAHCRCDLASGQLACTDDGDEEYSSEEVRYVCKVPKPKDTRAEAMAEGRDLVKTTTSAPKWLILMGWCAGIIVIAAIAVAGTKMYRKSTSRRNDEGTEGIYENTL; encoded by the exons ATGTCCCAGTTTTTCCATCTGGTGCTTGGCCTCACCCTGCTGGTAGTTGCACACTTCGAAGGGGTTCTGACTTATAGACAAAACGTTTGCTCCCGCAATGCCTATGTAACTTACACTCATTCGGTCTACAAGAGCAAAAGGGTGCCTTACCAGCACCATTCCTTTTGGGGTGGCTGGCAGACTAGATATCGCACTCAGTATGGATGGGAAAATGAG GTGGACTACAAATGGGACACCAATTACTTCTGCTGTCAAGGTTACACAGGATCCGTCGATAACTGCAAGCCAGTATGCTCAAAAGACTGTCCTGTGAATGGCTTCTGCGCAGCCCCAAATCAGTGCCAATGCAACGAGGGCTACGCTGGAGCCGATTGCCACCCCCTGTGCCCCGGGGGTTGCGGCAAGAACGAGGTGTGCGACAGACCCAGTCAGTGCATTTGCCAGAAGGGCTACGAGCGGAAAGCCCTCGGTGACAGCTGCCTTCCCGTGTGCGCCGAAGGATGCGGGAACAACAGTTTCTGCGCGGAGCCAGCCATGTGCGAGTGCCTGCCCGGCTACGCCATGTCGAAGGAAAGCTCCGCCTGCCTACCAGTCTGCGAGGGTTGCGGCAAGAACGAAGTGTGCGACAGACCCAATCAGTGCATCTGCCAGAAGGGCTACGAGCGGAAAGCCCCAGGTGACAGCTGCCTTCCTGTATGCGCCGAAGGATGCGGGAACAACAGTTTCTGCGCGGGGCCAGCCATGTGCGAGTGCCTGCCCGGCTACGTCATGTCGAAGGAAAGCTCCGACTGCCAGCCAGTCTGCGAGCCTGCGTGTGGGCCAAACACCCGCTGCCAGGAACCGAACGTTTGCGCCTGCTTAGAAGGATACCAGAAGGATGGCCAGGATCAGTGCGCGCCCTTCTGCGAGCAGGAGTGTGGCAACCACAGTCGGTGCGTGAGGCCAGGAGTGTGCGAATGCGAGACCGGGTATTCCGCCGGGAGTTCTGGCTGCCAACCCGTTTGCTCCAGCTGCCCGGAGCATGGATCCTGCTTCCGGCCGGATGTATGTATTTGCAATCCCGGCTACGTCATGAAGGGTGATCGCTGCGACCCGCATTGCGCGGAGGAGTGTCAGGACTATGCCCGCTGcgtggcgcccaacgtgtgcGAGTGCTATCCGGGTTACGAGTCCACCGGTGACACCGGCAAGTGCCAGCCCAAGTGCAGTAAGGGCTGCCCCAACGGCTTCTGCTTCTCGCCCGAAAAGTGCGTCTGTCTAATCGGCCACTTGATGGGTCCCGATGAAACCTGCGAGCCGCAGTGCAGCCTTCGCTGTATTAACGGCAGGTGCACTGAACCGGAGACCTGCTCCTGCGATCCGGGCTATCGATTCAAGAACGGCTCCCAGCATGAGTGCGAGGCGATCTGCGAAGGAGGCTGCATCAACGGGGATTGCGTGGCGCCGGACGTTTGCCTCTGCCACCAGGGCTACCAGCCGGAGGACAACAGCTCTGTTCCCTCCGTATGCCATCCCGTCTGCCAGGCAACCTGTGTGAACGGCACCTGCTCCGCTCCGGATGAGTGCAGCTGCCTGGCCGGGCACGTCAAGTCCTCGGCCACCACCTGCCAGCCTCACTGTTCCGGGGACTGCGGCTTCGGGGATTGTGTGGCCCCGGAGGAGTGCCGGTGCTGGCCGGGATACGAGCGCACAGCCGAGGGCTGTCAGCTGCAGACCACAAGTACCTCCGAGACAACAGAGTCCGAGACAGTTAGCGACACCACAGACGCCACGATACTGGCCGATACAACCAGTTCCAAGTCATCCGCTGACCTTCTACAACTCCCCCACTGGAACTGCACCGGCGGCTGCCTGTGCTGGGTGGAGTACGACGAGGAGGGAACGCTGAATACCGCCAAGTGCGCCAAGGTGTGTGTGGATGACCAGAACAAACCTTGCCTTAATATGGCCCACTGTCGCTGTGACCTGGCGAGTGGCCAGCTAGCTTGCACTGATGACGGCGACGAGGAGTACAGCTCCGAGGAGGTCCGCTATGTCTGCAAGGTGCCGAAACCCAAGGACACGAGGGCGGAGGCCATGGCCGAAGGCAGAGACCTTGTAAAGACCACCACTTCGGCACCCAAATGGCTGATCCTAATGGGCTGGTGTGCAGGTATAATCGTCATAGCGGCCATTGCAGTCGCAGGcacaaaaatgtatcgaaaATCCACTTCCAGACGTAATGATGAAGGCACAGAGGGGATTTACGAAAACACTCTCTAA